From a single Pirellulales bacterium genomic region:
- the purM gene encoding phosphoribosylformylglycinamidine cyclo-ligase, with amino-acid sequence MAKATYQAAGVDLELYEQAMARLPRLLHRTYSPRVIPLDGGFAGLFQLDFTNQLFARKYVDPVLVSCTDGVGTKLKVAVEAGKHDTVGIDLVAMSVNDALCCGAEPLFFLDYVAMSRDDPPLLEQIVKGITDGCIQSDCALLGGETAILPGFYQPGDYDLAGFCVGVVERRRVIDGRAISEGDVLIGLASSGLHSNGYSLVRKIAFEIAGLKITDHVEELGRTVGEELLEPTRIYVQAVRRVLGRYRVKSVVHGIAHITGGGLHENLERVLPENSRVVIQRDSWPLPPVFAWLQRLGEVDAAEMQRVFNMGIGMVMVVSPFYADSIRSQLSDNGYANWQIGRIERGERGVVWG; translated from the coding sequence ATGGCCAAAGCGACTTATCAAGCTGCCGGCGTCGATCTGGAGTTGTACGAGCAAGCGATGGCCCGGTTGCCGCGGCTGTTGCACCGCACGTATTCCCCCCGCGTCATCCCGCTCGATGGCGGTTTTGCCGGACTGTTTCAACTCGATTTCACCAATCAGCTTTTCGCCCGCAAATATGTCGATCCAGTGTTGGTTTCGTGCACCGATGGCGTGGGGACGAAGCTCAAAGTGGCCGTCGAGGCGGGCAAGCACGACACCGTGGGCATCGATCTCGTGGCGATGAGCGTCAACGATGCGCTCTGCTGCGGCGCGGAGCCGTTGTTTTTCCTCGACTACGTGGCGATGTCGCGCGATGATCCGCCGCTCTTGGAGCAAATCGTCAAAGGCATCACCGACGGCTGCATTCAAAGCGATTGCGCGCTGCTCGGCGGCGAAACCGCAATCTTGCCCGGCTTCTATCAGCCGGGCGATTACGATCTGGCCGGCTTTTGCGTCGGCGTCGTCGAGCGGCGGCGCGTGATCGACGGCCGGGCCATCTCCGAAGGCGACGTGCTCATCGGCCTCGCTTCGAGCGGATTGCACTCCAACGGCTATAGCCTGGTGCGGAAAATCGCCTTCGAAATCGCGGGCTTGAAAATCACCGACCACGTCGAAGAACTCGGCCGAACCGTGGGCGAAGAACTCTTGGAGCCGACGCGAATCTACGTCCAAGCCGTGCGCCGCGTGCTCGGCCGATACCGGGTGAAATCGGTCGTGCACGGCATCGCCCATATCACCGGCGGCGGATTGCACGAAAACCTCGAACGCGTGCTGCCTGAGAATTCGCGGGTCGTGATCCAGCGCGATAGTTGGCCGCTGCCGCCGGTATTCGCGTGGCTTCAGCGGCTCGGCGAGGTCGATGCCGCCGAAATGCAGCGCGTGTTCAACATGGGCATCGGCATGGTGATGGTCGTCAGCCCGTTTTATGCCGACAGCATCCGCAGCCAATTATCCGACAACGGTTATGCGAACTGGCAAATCGGCCGGATCGAGCGCGGCGAGCGCGGCGTCGTTTGGGGTTGA
- the pckA gene encoding phosphoenolpyruvate carboxykinase (ATP), which produces MSDSIDLRQYEIQVAHVVRNAPPAVLYEDAVIHEKAAIASSGALMIRSGAKTGRSPLDKRIVDNPASSGDIWWGPVNIKLAEAIFIINRQRAIDFLNTRETVYVLDGYAGWAPEYRIKIRVICARAYHALFMRNMLLRPSELELAEFGEPDYVIFNAGQFPANPHTHQMTSRTSIDLSLERREYVILGTEYAGEMKKGIFTLMHYLLPERGVLSMHCSANEGPAGDLSLFFGLSGTGKTTLSADPARRLIGDDEHGWSEEGVFNIEGGCYAKCIHLSAEKEPEIYDAIRFGAVLENTVYDPETREVDFSSAAITENTRAAYPIEFIPNAKAPCLGPHPRNVIFLTCDAYGVLPPVSRLTPAQAMYHFISGYTARVAGTEEGVKEPQATFSACFSAAFLVRHPTVYAEMLAAKLRAHGAQTWLVNTGWTGGPFGVGSRMKLSHTRAIIDAIHSGALADSPTTVDPIFRLAVPTRCPGLPESILQPRATWPDTGGYEEAAKKLAALFRQNFAKYADQASEEIRSAGPA; this is translated from the coding sequence ATGTCCGACTCGATCGACCTGCGACAATATGAAATCCAAGTTGCGCATGTCGTTCGCAACGCGCCGCCGGCAGTGCTCTACGAAGATGCGGTCATTCACGAAAAGGCGGCCATTGCTTCCAGCGGCGCGCTCATGATCCGTAGCGGCGCGAAAACCGGCCGCAGCCCGCTCGACAAGCGGATCGTCGACAACCCTGCCAGCAGCGGCGATATCTGGTGGGGACCGGTGAATATCAAACTCGCGGAGGCGATCTTCATCATCAATCGCCAGCGGGCCATCGATTTTCTCAACACGCGCGAAACCGTTTATGTGCTCGACGGCTACGCGGGTTGGGCGCCGGAGTATCGCATCAAGATTCGCGTGATCTGTGCCCGTGCTTACCACGCGCTCTTCATGCGCAACATGCTGCTGCGCCCGAGCGAGCTCGAACTGGCCGAGTTCGGCGAGCCCGACTACGTGATCTTCAACGCGGGCCAATTCCCGGCCAACCCGCACACGCACCAGATGACATCGCGCACCAGCATCGATTTGAGCCTCGAGCGGCGTGAATACGTCATCCTTGGAACCGAATATGCCGGCGAAATGAAAAAGGGCATTTTCACGCTGATGCACTATCTGCTGCCGGAGCGCGGCGTGCTGTCGATGCACTGCTCGGCGAATGAAGGACCGGCCGGCGATCTGTCGCTCTTTTTCGGCCTTTCGGGCACCGGCAAGACCACGCTCTCCGCCGACCCGGCCCGGCGGCTGATCGGCGACGACGAGCATGGCTGGAGCGAAGAAGGCGTGTTCAATATCGAAGGGGGATGCTACGCCAAGTGCATCCATCTCTCGGCCGAAAAAGAGCCGGAAATTTACGACGCGATCCGCTTTGGCGCCGTCCTGGAAAACACGGTTTATGATCCTGAGACCCGCGAGGTCGATTTCTCGAGCGCCGCGATCACCGAGAACACCCGCGCCGCCTATCCGATCGAATTCATTCCGAACGCCAAGGCGCCATGTTTGGGGCCGCATCCGCGCAACGTGATTTTTCTCACCTGCGACGCCTACGGCGTTTTGCCGCCGGTGAGCCGGCTCACGCCAGCCCAGGCGATGTATCACTTCATCAGCGGCTATACGGCGCGCGTGGCCGGAACCGAAGAAGGCGTCAAAGAACCGCAGGCCACGTTCTCGGCCTGTTTCAGCGCGGCATTCTTGGTGCGGCACCCGACCGTGTATGCCGAAATGCTCGCCGCGAAACTGCGGGCCCACGGGGCGCAGACATGGCTGGTGAATACCGGCTGGACGGGCGGGCCGTTTGGCGTCGGGTCGCGGATGAAGCTTTCGCACACCCGCGCCATCATCGATGCGATCCACTCGGGCGCCTTGGCCGACTCTCCGACCACGGTCGACCCGATCTTCCGTCTCGCGGTTCCCACGCGCTGCCCGGGCCTGCCCGAGTCGATCTTGCAACCGCGCGCCACGTGGCCCGACACGGGCGGCTATGAAGAAGCGGCAAAGAAGCTGGCGGCCCTATTCCGCCAGAATTTCGCCAAATATGCCGACCAAGCCAGCGAAGAAATCAGATCGGCCGGCCCGGCGTAG
- a CDS encoding ABC transporter ATP-binding protein: MLQLKNVKKSFTEPGGGRLPILDIPELKVGVGEQVVLVGRSGCGKTTLLHIISGIIRPDEGSVMVDDVDVARLPEAARDRLRADKLGYVFQTFNLLAGFSALENVLLGMAFASRHADSHRATHLLERVGLGHRLTHRPAMMSVGEQQRVAVARALANKPELLLADEPTANVDARHQKQIIDLIRETCREENVALLLVTHTADVMAQFDRVENLERINRAVNGPVAVSPV; encoded by the coding sequence ATGCTTCAACTCAAAAACGTCAAGAAATCGTTTACGGAGCCCGGCGGTGGTCGGCTGCCGATCCTCGATATTCCGGAATTGAAAGTTGGCGTCGGCGAGCAGGTCGTGCTCGTCGGACGAAGCGGCTGCGGCAAGACGACGCTATTGCACATTATTTCCGGCATCATTCGCCCCGACGAGGGATCGGTGATGGTCGACGATGTCGATGTCGCCCGGCTCCCCGAGGCGGCCCGCGATCGCCTTCGAGCCGACAAGTTGGGTTATGTGTTTCAAACATTCAATCTGTTGGCCGGCTTCTCGGCTTTGGAAAACGTGTTGCTCGGAATGGCTTTCGCCAGCCGGCATGCCGACTCGCATCGGGCCACGCATCTGCTCGAGCGCGTCGGGCTGGGCCATCGGCTCACCCATCGCCCGGCGATGATGTCGGTCGGCGAACAGCAGCGCGTGGCCGTGGCTCGGGCGTTGGCCAACAAGCCCGAATTGTTGCTGGCCGACGAGCCGACGGCCAACGTCGATGCCCGGCATCAAAAGCAGATCATCGACTTGATCCGCGAGACGTGCCGCGAAGAAAACGTGGCCCTGCTGTTGGTCACCCATACGGCCGACGTAATGGCCCAATTCGATCGGGTGGAAAATTTGGAGCGGATCAATCGAGCGGTAAACGGCCCGGTGGCAGTTTCGCCCGTTTAG
- a CDS encoding ABC transporter permease, translated as MSLWKIAWRSIQQRSLASSLTAVSMGLGVMMVVAVLVAGSVVHNSFATGNQLGFNVVVGAKGGRLDLLINSVYYLSRPIENIPWSYYKEFLPASAHKDRKPGKYAGYVLEDDPDPNTAGLAIPICLGDFLGDEKASFRVVGAPPEMFTKLLNSKFQPGGEVYKTGDFATAVVGAEVAKHLHLKVGGDVVPMHGGVGGEKHMPFKITGILERTGTPVDRAAFVNIEGFFLIPDHAKGHVEPVLKPGEKEQMLTTPVPEEQRECTAILLRTASVDGAPRSLTALTLVPTINKENVAQAIQPVQEISVLLNTFVRPVELITEVLALLVVLVAGIGILVSIYNSMSERRHEIAVMRALGARRNTVMTVVLFESILLALGGGLMGWLAGHFLIGVAGPYITDYTGVQVGFLQFSPTFELILIPALIALASLVGFLPALSAYRTDVGKALTATP; from the coding sequence ATGAGTCTTTGGAAAATTGCGTGGCGGAGTATTCAGCAGCGGTCGTTGGCCTCGTCGCTGACGGCCGTATCGATGGGGCTGGGTGTCATGATGGTCGTGGCGGTGCTCGTGGCCGGCAGTGTCGTGCATAATTCGTTCGCCACTGGCAACCAACTCGGCTTCAACGTCGTCGTCGGCGCAAAAGGGGGCCGGCTCGATCTGTTGATCAATTCCGTCTATTATCTGAGCCGCCCGATCGAGAACATTCCTTGGAGCTACTACAAGGAGTTTCTGCCAGCCAGCGCGCACAAGGATCGCAAACCTGGAAAATATGCTGGCTACGTGCTCGAAGATGATCCGGATCCGAACACCGCCGGACTGGCGATTCCGATCTGCCTCGGTGATTTTCTCGGCGATGAGAAGGCTTCGTTCCGCGTCGTCGGCGCTCCGCCCGAGATGTTCACCAAGCTGCTGAACTCGAAATTCCAGCCCGGCGGCGAGGTCTACAAGACGGGCGATTTCGCCACGGCCGTCGTCGGCGCCGAAGTGGCGAAACACTTGCATCTGAAAGTCGGCGGCGACGTTGTGCCCATGCACGGCGGCGTCGGCGGCGAGAAACACATGCCCTTCAAGATTACCGGCATCCTCGAGCGAACCGGCACACCGGTCGATCGGGCCGCGTTCGTGAATATTGAAGGCTTTTTCCTCATCCCCGACCATGCGAAAGGGCACGTCGAGCCGGTGCTCAAGCCCGGTGAAAAAGAGCAGATGCTCACCACCCCCGTACCGGAAGAGCAACGGGAATGCACGGCCATCTTGCTTCGCACCGCCAGCGTGGATGGCGCCCCCCGCAGCCTGACCGCACTCACGCTCGTGCCGACGATCAACAAGGAAAACGTCGCCCAAGCAATCCAGCCCGTGCAAGAAATCAGCGTGCTGCTGAACACCTTCGTTCGGCCGGTGGAATTGATCACGGAAGTGCTGGCGTTGCTGGTCGTGCTCGTGGCCGGGATCGGAATTCTGGTGAGCATCTACAACTCGATGAGTGAGCGGCGGCATGAAATTGCTGTGATGCGGGCTCTCGGCGCCCGCCGCAACACGGTGATGACCGTCGTGCTGTTCGAATCGATCTTGCTCGCCCTCGGCGGCGGATTAATGGGTTGGCTCGCCGGCCACTTTTTGATCGGCGTCGCTGGACCCTATATCACTGATTACACCGGCGTCCAAGTCGGTTTCTTGCAGTTTTCTCCGACCTTCGAATTGATTCTGATTCCGGCGCTGATCGCGCTGGCGTCGCTGGTCGGTTTCCTGCCGGCGCTCTCGGCCTACCGCACCGATGTCGGCAAAGCGCTAACAGCGACACCGTAA